A part of Streptomyces sp. NBC_01451 genomic DNA contains:
- a CDS encoding 6-phosphofructokinase — protein MRIGVLTSGGDCPGLNAVIRSVVHRAVVDHGDEVIGFRDGWKGLLECDYLKLDLDAVSGILARGGTILGSSRVRPEHLRDGVERAKGHVAELGLDAIIPIGGEGTLKAARLLSDNGLPIVGVPKTIDNDIAVTDVTFGFDTAVGVATEALDRLKTTAESHQRVLIVEVMGRHTGWIALHSGMAAGAHAIVVPERPFDIAELAARVGARFEAGKRFAIVVAAEGAKPRAGSMEFDEGGKDVYGHERFAGIARQLSLELEERLGKEARPVILGHVQRGGTPTAYDRVLATRFGWHAVEAVHRGEFGRMTALRGTDIVMVSLAEAVETLKTVPDARYAEAECVL, from the coding sequence ATGCGCATTGGTGTCCTGACGTCCGGCGGCGACTGCCCCGGCCTGAACGCCGTCATCCGGTCCGTCGTGCACCGCGCCGTCGTGGACCACGGTGACGAGGTCATCGGCTTCCGGGACGGCTGGAAGGGCCTCCTGGAGTGCGACTACCTCAAGCTCGACCTCGACGCGGTGAGCGGCATCCTCGCTCGCGGCGGCACCATCCTCGGCTCCTCGCGGGTCCGTCCCGAGCATCTGCGGGACGGCGTGGAGCGGGCCAAGGGCCATGTCGCCGAGCTGGGGCTCGACGCGATCATCCCGATCGGCGGCGAGGGCACGCTCAAGGCGGCCCGGCTGCTGTCCGACAACGGCCTGCCGATAGTCGGCGTACCGAAGACCATCGACAACGACATCGCGGTCACGGACGTCACCTTCGGCTTCGACACGGCCGTCGGGGTCGCCACGGAGGCCCTGGACCGGCTGAAGACCACCGCCGAGTCCCACCAGCGCGTCCTGATCGTCGAGGTCATGGGCCGCCACACCGGCTGGATCGCCCTGCACTCGGGCATGGCCGCGGGCGCCCACGCCATCGTCGTACCTGAACGCCCTTTCGACATCGCGGAGTTGGCCGCACGCGTCGGCGCGCGCTTCGAGGCGGGCAAGCGGTTCGCGATCGTCGTCGCCGCGGAGGGCGCGAAGCCGCGCGCGGGCTCGATGGAGTTCGACGAGGGCGGCAAGGACGTGTACGGCCATGAGCGCTTCGCCGGGATCGCCCGGCAGCTCTCCCTCGAACTGGAGGAGCGGCTCGGGAAGGAGGCCCGTCCGGTCATTCTGGGGCATGTGCAGCGGGGCGGGACGCCCACGGCCTACGACCGGGTGCTGGCCACGCGATTCGGGTGGCACGCGGTGGAGGCTGTGCACCGGGGGGAGTTCGGGCGGATGACCGCGCTGCGGGGGACGGACATCGTGATGGTTTCGTTGGCCGAGGCCGTGGAGACGCTGAAGACGGTTCCTGACGCCCGGTACGCAGAGGCCGAGTGCGTGCTTTAG
- a CDS encoding type 1 glutamine amidotransferase has translation MSDNQLRLVWIYPDLLSTYGDQGNALVVERRARQRGLDVARLDVRSDQPIPTSGDIYLIGGGEDRPQRLAAERLRRDGGLHRAVGNGAIVFSVCAGYQILGHEFINDLGQREPGLGLLDVVSVRGEGERCVGDVLGDIDARLGLPPLTGFENHQGVTHLGPTARPFAKVRLGKGNGTGDGTEGAYNDTVFGTYMHGPVLARNPLIADLLLKLALDVNALPPTDDRWYEALRNERITAAQQQPA, from the coding sequence ATGAGCGACAACCAGCTGCGTCTGGTGTGGATCTACCCGGACCTGCTCAGCACGTACGGCGACCAGGGCAACGCGCTCGTCGTGGAACGCCGGGCCCGGCAGCGCGGCCTCGACGTGGCCCGGCTCGACGTGCGCAGCGACCAGCCGATCCCCACCTCCGGCGACATCTATCTGATCGGCGGCGGCGAGGACCGGCCGCAGCGGCTCGCGGCGGAACGTTTGCGCCGCGACGGCGGACTGCACCGGGCCGTCGGCAACGGCGCGATCGTGTTCTCCGTGTGCGCCGGCTACCAGATCCTGGGCCACGAGTTCATCAACGACCTCGGCCAGCGCGAACCCGGCCTCGGGCTCCTCGACGTGGTCTCGGTGCGCGGCGAGGGCGAGCGGTGCGTGGGCGACGTACTCGGGGACATCGACGCGCGCCTGGGTCTGCCCCCGCTGACCGGCTTCGAGAACCACCAGGGGGTCACCCACCTCGGCCCCACCGCCCGCCCGTTCGCGAAGGTGCGGCTCGGCAAGGGCAACGGCACGGGGGACGGCACGGAGGGCGCGTACAACGACACGGTCTTCGGTACGTACATGCACGGCCCCGTGCTCGCCCGCAACCCGCTGATCGCGGACCTGCTGCTGAAGCTGGCCCTCGACGTCAACGCGCTGCCGCCGACCGACGACCGCTGGTACGAGGCGCTGCGCAACGAGCGGATCACGGCGGCGCAGCAGCAGCCCGCCTGA
- a CDS encoding MurT ligase domain-containing protein translates to MAGNSDPLTPRAKLAVTAGKAVAAASRAAGRGSGSVIGGKVALKLDPDLLARLAQHLDVILVSATNGKTTTTRLIAEALRAAGPVVSNALGANMPAGITSALAGGSDAKFGVIEVDEKYLAGVARDTDPKCIALLNLSRDQLDRAAETRMLAENWREGLAGSKAVVVANADDPLIVWAASSSPNVIWVAAGQMWKDDAWSCPSCGGVMQRPGDDWFCGQCGFRRPTPSWALSGDHVLDPHGSAWPIHLQLPGRANKSNAAASAAVAAVFGVPPQVGLERMYQVQAVAGRYDVVQFMQRDLRLLLAKNPAGWLETFSLIDPPPTPVILSVNARGADGTDTSWLWDVDYTQLTGHPIFVIGDRKLDLAVRLEVANQHFQVCENADQAVQMAPPGRIEVIANYTAFQDLRRRVGN, encoded by the coding sequence ATGGCAGGCAACTCGGACCCGCTCACTCCGCGGGCCAAGCTGGCCGTGACGGCCGGCAAGGCCGTGGCGGCGGCATCGCGTGCGGCAGGGCGCGGCAGCGGATCGGTGATCGGCGGCAAGGTAGCCCTCAAACTCGACCCAGACCTCCTCGCCCGGCTCGCCCAGCACCTGGACGTCATCCTGGTGTCGGCCACCAACGGCAAGACCACGACCACGCGGCTCATCGCGGAGGCCCTGCGTGCCGCCGGGCCGGTCGTGTCGAACGCGCTCGGCGCCAACATGCCCGCCGGCATCACCTCGGCGCTGGCGGGCGGCTCGGACGCCAAGTTCGGGGTCATCGAGGTCGACGAGAAGTACCTCGCCGGCGTCGCCCGCGACACGGACCCCAAGTGCATCGCACTCCTCAACCTCTCCCGCGACCAGCTCGACCGCGCCGCCGAGACCCGCATGCTCGCGGAGAACTGGCGTGAGGGGCTCGCCGGTTCGAAGGCCGTGGTCGTCGCCAACGCCGACGACCCGCTGATCGTGTGGGCCGCCTCCTCCTCGCCCAACGTGATCTGGGTCGCCGCCGGGCAGATGTGGAAGGACGACGCCTGGTCCTGCCCGTCCTGCGGTGGCGTGATGCAGCGCCCCGGCGACGACTGGTTCTGCGGTCAGTGCGGTTTCCGCCGCCCGACGCCGAGTTGGGCGCTGTCCGGCGACCACGTGCTCGACCCGCACGGGTCGGCCTGGCCGATCCACCTCCAGCTGCCGGGGCGCGCCAACAAGTCCAACGCCGCCGCGTCCGCCGCGGTCGCCGCCGTGTTCGGCGTACCGCCGCAGGTCGGCCTGGAGCGCATGTACCAGGTGCAGGCGGTGGCCGGACGGTACGACGTCGTGCAGTTCATGCAGCGCGATCTGCGGCTGCTGCTCGCCAAGAACCCGGCAGGCTGGCTGGAGACGTTCTCGCTGATCGACCCGCCGCCGACCCCGGTCATCCTCTCGGTGAACGCGCGGGGTGCCGACGGCACCGACACCTCGTGGCTGTGGGACGTCGACTACACGCAGCTCACCGGGCACCCGATCTTCGTCATCGGTGACCGCAAGCTCGACCTCGCGGTGCGCCTGGAGGTGGCCAACCAGCACTTCCAGGTCTGCGAGAACGCCGACCAGGCCGTGCAGATGGCGCCGCCCGGCCGGATCGAGGTCATCGCGAACTACACCGCCTTCCAGGATCTGCGCCGCCGCGTCGGCAACTGA
- the def gene encoding peptide deformylase: MRPGSIPGTRGRVRPLTLLGDPVLHTPCAEVTHFDAELAGLVEDMFATMYAAQGVGLAANQIGRPLRVFVYDCPDDEDTRHVGHVVNPRLVEATGLVLRGPEGCLSLPGLEAGTERYDEAVVEGFTVAGEPVRIEGTGFFARCLQHECDHLEGRTYADRLTGRRHKKLMRQATRASWHRGL, from the coding sequence ATGCGACCAGGCTCCATCCCGGGCACCCGGGGGCGCGTCCGCCCCCTGACACTGCTCGGAGACCCCGTTCTCCACACCCCCTGCGCGGAAGTGACACACTTCGACGCCGAACTCGCCGGGCTCGTCGAGGACATGTTCGCGACGATGTACGCCGCCCAGGGCGTCGGCCTCGCCGCGAACCAGATCGGCAGGCCCCTGAGGGTCTTCGTATACGACTGCCCCGACGACGAGGACACCCGCCATGTCGGCCACGTCGTCAACCCCCGCCTGGTGGAGGCGACGGGGCTGGTCCTGCGGGGTCCGGAGGGCTGCCTGTCCCTCCCGGGCCTGGAAGCGGGCACGGAGCGGTACGACGAGGCGGTGGTCGAGGGCTTCACGGTGGCAGGGGAGCCGGTGCGGATCGAGGGCACGGGCTTCTTCGCCCGCTGCCTCCAGCACGAGTGCGACCACTTGGAGGGCCGAACGTACGCGGACCGCTTGACGGGCCGGCGCCACAAGAAACTCATGCGCCAGGCAACCCGAGCTTCTTGGCACCGGGGACTCTGA
- a CDS encoding TetR family transcriptional regulator, translating to MDTTQQTDQQRSADRRRRELLEAADRVVLRDGPGASMNAIAAEAGITKPILYRHFGDKGGLYAALAKRHTDALLNSLRAALDAPAERRERVEATLDAYLAAIEARPQVYRFLMHPGDGVSPGDPGFDVRKHSLPLLRLMGEELAQVIEDRLDLGPGSQQLARVWGHGIVGMMHAAGDWWLGERPCSRAELVRSLADLLWGRLAAAGDRVGGPGF from the coding sequence ATGGACACCACGCAGCAGACCGATCAGCAGCGGTCCGCCGACCGCCGCCGGCGCGAGCTGCTGGAGGCCGCGGACCGGGTGGTGCTGCGCGACGGTCCCGGCGCCTCGATGAACGCCATCGCCGCCGAGGCGGGCATCACCAAACCGATCCTGTACCGGCACTTCGGCGACAAGGGCGGACTCTACGCCGCTCTGGCCAAGCGGCACACCGATGCGCTGCTCAACTCGCTGCGGGCCGCGCTGGACGCTCCGGCGGAACGGCGGGAGCGGGTGGAGGCCACGCTGGACGCCTACCTCGCGGCGATCGAGGCGCGGCCCCAGGTGTACCGGTTCCTGATGCACCCCGGGGACGGCGTGTCACCCGGCGACCCCGGGTTCGATGTGAGGAAGCACTCGCTGCCCCTGCTGCGGCTGATGGGCGAGGAGTTGGCCCAGGTGATCGAGGACCGGCTGGACCTTGGCCCCGGCAGTCAGCAGCTGGCCCGGGTGTGGGGGCACGGCATCGTCGGGATGATGCATGCGGCCGGGGACTGGTGGCTGGGTGAACGGCCCTGCTCTCGGGCCGAGTTGGTGCGGAGTCTGGCTGATTTGCTGTGGGGGCGGCTCGCTGCCGCCGGCGATCGCGTGGGGGGTCCGGGGTTCTGA
- a CDS encoding acyl-CoA dehydrogenase family protein — protein sequence MAEFTMELNDEQKEVRDWLHGFSADVIRPAAAEWDEREETPWPVIQEAAKVGIYSLDFYAQQYFDPTGLGIPMAMEELFWGDAGIALSIVGTGLAAVGVLANGTEEQIGTWIPQMYGDANDVKVAAFCSSEPDAGSDVASMRTRAVYDEAKNEWVLNGTKTWATNGGIANVHVVVAVVDADLGSKGHASFIVPPNTPGLSQGQKFKKHGIRASHTAEVVLENVRIPGSCLLGGKQKLDERLARARERAKSGGERVKNAAMATFEASRPAVAAMAVGTARAAYEVALDYAKTREQFGRPIIDNQGVAFQLADMRTSIDAARLLTWRASWMAISGKPFTAAEGSMSKLFASETAKKVTGQAIQILGGNGYTREYPVERMHRDAAIYTIFEGTSEIQRLVIARTLSGMPIR from the coding sequence ATGGCCGAATTCACCATGGAGCTCAATGACGAACAGAAAGAGGTCCGTGACTGGCTCCACGGGTTCTCCGCCGACGTGATCCGTCCCGCCGCCGCCGAGTGGGACGAGCGCGAGGAGACTCCCTGGCCGGTCATCCAGGAGGCCGCGAAGGTCGGCATCTACTCCCTGGACTTCTACGCCCAGCAGTACTTCGACCCCACCGGCCTCGGCATCCCGATGGCCATGGAGGAGCTCTTCTGGGGTGACGCGGGCATCGCCCTCTCCATCGTCGGCACCGGCCTCGCCGCCGTGGGCGTCCTCGCCAACGGCACCGAGGAGCAGATCGGCACCTGGATCCCCCAGATGTACGGCGACGCCAACGATGTCAAGGTCGCCGCCTTCTGCTCCTCCGAGCCCGACGCCGGTTCCGACGTCGCCTCCATGCGCACCCGCGCGGTGTACGACGAGGCCAAGAACGAGTGGGTCCTCAACGGCACGAAGACCTGGGCGACCAACGGCGGCATCGCCAACGTCCACGTCGTCGTCGCCGTGGTCGACGCCGACCTGGGCTCCAAGGGCCACGCGTCCTTCATCGTCCCGCCGAACACGCCCGGCCTGTCCCAGGGCCAGAAGTTCAAGAAGCACGGCATCCGGGCCTCGCACACCGCCGAGGTCGTCCTGGAGAACGTCCGCATCCCCGGCTCCTGCCTCCTCGGCGGCAAGCAGAAGCTCGACGAGCGCCTCGCCCGGGCCCGTGAGCGCGCGAAGTCCGGCGGCGAGCGGGTGAAGAACGCGGCGATGGCGACCTTCGAGGCGAGCCGCCCCGCGGTGGCCGCGATGGCGGTGGGTACGGCCCGGGCCGCGTACGAGGTCGCCCTCGACTACGCGAAGACCCGTGAGCAGTTCGGCCGCCCGATCATCGACAACCAGGGCGTCGCCTTCCAGCTCGCCGACATGCGTACGTCCATCGACGCGGCGCGGCTGCTGACGTGGCGGGCGTCGTGGATGGCGATCAGCGGGAAGCCGTTCACCGCGGCGGAGGGGTCGATGTCGAAGCTGTTCGCCAGCGAGACGGCGAAGAAGGTCACCGGGCAGGCGATCCAGATACTCGGGGGGAACGGATACACACGGGAGTATCCCGTCGAGCGCATGCACCGGGACGCGGCGATCTACACGATCTTCGAGGGCACGAGTGAGATCCAGCGGTTGGTGATCGCGCGGACCTTGTCGGGGATGCCGATTCGGTAG
- a CDS encoding DUF6213 family protein: protein MNREVTLPLIVDDRGTLQVAASDVSKLLRTVGGRWLHLVEAGQDGLDEDTVAALTIELAKLADRIDVACIAHSSGSASG, encoded by the coding sequence GTGAACCGCGAAGTGACTCTGCCTCTGATCGTCGACGACCGCGGCACGTTGCAGGTTGCCGCCTCCGACGTCAGCAAACTGCTGCGCACGGTCGGGGGCCGCTGGCTGCATCTGGTGGAGGCCGGCCAGGACGGCCTCGACGAGGACACCGTGGCCGCCCTCACCATCGAACTGGCCAAACTGGCCGACCGGATCGACGTGGCCTGCATCGCCCACAGCAGCGGGAGCGCCTCCGGCTGA
- a CDS encoding NADP-dependent succinic semialdehyde dehydrogenase: protein MPIATVNPATGETLTTYEAMDGEEIERRLGAAEAAFRTYRTTGFAERARLLGRAAGLLDEDRDDIARTMTVEMGKPVTQARAEAAKCAKAMRWYADHAEELLADEEPAEADVKDSGASRAVVRYRPLGPVLAVMPWNFPLWQVIRFAAPALMAGNVGLLKHASNVPQTALYLEDLFRRAGYPEGCFQTLLIGSGAVEEILRDPRVRAATLTGSEPAGRAVASVAGDEIKRTVLELGGSDPFIVLPSADVKRAAQVAVTARVQNNGQSCIAAKRFIVHTDVFDAFAERFSTAMAALKVGDPLAEDTEVGPLASEQGRDELEALVDEAVESGATVLCGGERPEGFTDDGWYYAPTVLADVTPEMRIHQEETFGPVATLYRAADLEEALAIANDTPFGLSSNVWTRDEAEVDRLVRDLEAGGVFVNGMTASHPAFPFGGVKRSGYGRELSGHGIREFCNITTVWHGA, encoded by the coding sequence ATGCCCATCGCGACGGTGAACCCGGCGACCGGCGAAACACTCACGACGTACGAGGCCATGGACGGCGAGGAGATCGAGCGCAGGCTCGGGGCCGCCGAGGCCGCCTTCCGCACGTACCGCACGACCGGCTTCGCCGAGCGTGCCCGGCTGCTGGGCCGGGCCGCCGGTCTGCTGGACGAGGACCGGGACGACATCGCCCGCACCATGACGGTCGAGATGGGCAAGCCGGTCACGCAGGCCCGCGCGGAGGCCGCGAAGTGCGCGAAGGCGATGCGCTGGTACGCCGACCACGCCGAGGAACTCCTCGCCGACGAGGAGCCCGCCGAGGCGGACGTCAAGGACTCCGGGGCCTCCCGCGCCGTGGTCCGTTACCGTCCGCTGGGGCCGGTGCTCGCGGTGATGCCGTGGAACTTCCCGCTCTGGCAGGTGATCCGCTTCGCCGCGCCGGCGCTGATGGCGGGCAACGTGGGCCTGCTCAAGCACGCCTCGAACGTGCCGCAGACCGCCCTCTACCTGGAGGACCTGTTCCGTCGGGCGGGTTACCCCGAGGGCTGTTTCCAGACGCTGCTGATCGGGTCGGGCGCGGTCGAGGAGATCCTGCGCGATCCGCGGGTACGGGCGGCCACGCTCACCGGCAGCGAGCCGGCGGGGCGCGCGGTGGCGTCCGTCGCCGGGGACGAGATCAAGAGGACGGTGCTGGAACTGGGCGGCAGCGACCCGTTCATCGTCCTGCCGTCCGCCGATGTCAAACGGGCCGCTCAGGTCGCGGTGACAGCGCGTGTGCAGAACAACGGGCAGTCGTGCATCGCCGCGAAGCGGTTCATCGTGCACACGGACGTCTTCGACGCGTTCGCGGAACGCTTCTCGACCGCCATGGCGGCGCTGAAGGTCGGCGATCCGCTGGCCGAGGACACGGAGGTCGGGCCGCTCGCGAGCGAGCAGGGGCGCGACGAGCTGGAGGCGCTGGTCGACGAGGCCGTGGAGAGCGGCGCGACGGTTCTGTGCGGCGGCGAACGCCCCGAGGGTTTCACGGACGACGGCTGGTACTACGCGCCGACGGTCCTCGCCGACGTCACGCCCGAGATGCGCATTCACCAGGAGGAGACGTTCGGCCCGGTCGCCACGCTGTACCGCGCCGCTGATCTGGAGGAGGCGTTGGCGATCGCCAACGACACGCCTTTCGGCCTCAGTTCCAACGTGTGGACCCGCGACGAGGCCGAGGTGGACCGTCTCGTACGGGATCTGGAAGCGGGCGGAGTCTTCGTCAACGGGATGACCGCGTCCCACCCGGCGTTCCCGTTCGGCGGTGTCAAGCGCTCCGGGTACGGGCGTGAGCTGTCGGGGCACGGAATCCGCGAGTTCTGCAACATCACGACGGTATGGCACGGAGCGTGA
- a CDS encoding NUDIX domain-containing protein, giving the protein MTETTKGKGRRSAGLLLFRRRARPGQALEVLLGHMGGPFFARRDAGAWTIPKGEYEDGETAWDAARREFREELGLAPPDGEAVPLGEVRQAGGKVVTAWAIEADLDPAAVVPGTFRMEWPRGSGREREFPELDRVRWFGLEEARAVIVTAQTGFLDRLTEHSGH; this is encoded by the coding sequence GTGACGGAGACGACGAAGGGGAAGGGGAGGCGCAGCGCCGGACTCCTGCTGTTCCGCCGGCGGGCCCGGCCCGGTCAGGCGCTGGAGGTGCTGCTCGGTCACATGGGCGGGCCCTTCTTCGCCCGGCGCGATGCCGGGGCCTGGACGATTCCCAAGGGCGAGTACGAGGACGGGGAGACGGCCTGGGACGCGGCGCGCCGCGAGTTCCGGGAGGAGCTGGGGCTGGCGCCGCCCGACGGCGAGGCCGTGCCGCTCGGCGAGGTCCGGCAGGCCGGCGGCAAGGTCGTCACGGCGTGGGCGATCGAGGCGGACCTCGATCCGGCGGCCGTGGTGCCGGGCACGTTCAGGATGGAGTGGCCCAGGGGGTCCGGGCGGGAGCGGGAGTTTCCCGAGCTGGACCGGGTGCGGTGGTTCGGCCTGGAGGAGGCCCGGGCCGTGATCGTGACGGCTCAGACGGGGTTTCTGGATCGTCTGACGGAGCACTCGGGGCATTGA
- a CDS encoding ATP-dependent DNA ligase, whose protein sequence is MLLTRLAHVSQEVAATSARSRKIALLAELFRDADADDVPIVIPYLAGRLPQGRLGIGWKVLDQQVAGAAEPSLTVRDVDARLTAVGAVTGSGSQAERRRLVGELLAAATADEQRFLFALITGEVRQGALDAVAVEGLAAATGAPPADVRRAVMLAGAIQPVAQALLAEGPAALARFRLTVGRPVLPMLAHSASSVAEAVDKLGACAVEEKLDGIRVQVHRDGDDVRIYTRTLDDITDRLPELTTAAMALRGERFILDGEVIALDTAGRPRSFQETAGRVGSRVDVATAARETPVSPVFFDALSVDGHDLLDLPFTERHSELARLVPEPMRVRRLLSGGAADLPAAERFLADTLARGHEGVVVKALDAPYSAGRRGAAWLKVKPVHTLDLVVLAAEWGHGRRTGKLSNLHLAARDSDGSFAMLGKTFKGMTDAMLTWQTERLQALAVSDDGRVVTVRPELVVEIAYDGLQRSTRYPAGVTLRFARVVRYREDKTPEEADTVRSLLAAHPEATR, encoded by the coding sequence ATGCTGCTGACCCGGCTCGCGCACGTGTCCCAGGAGGTCGCCGCCACCTCCGCCCGGTCCCGCAAGATCGCCCTGCTCGCCGAGCTGTTCCGGGACGCCGACGCCGACGACGTGCCGATCGTCATCCCGTATCTCGCCGGACGCCTGCCACAAGGGCGGCTGGGGATCGGCTGGAAGGTGCTGGACCAGCAGGTCGCCGGCGCCGCCGAGCCCTCGCTCACCGTACGGGACGTCGACGCCCGCCTCACCGCCGTCGGCGCGGTCACCGGATCCGGCTCGCAGGCCGAACGCAGGAGGCTGGTGGGCGAGTTGCTGGCGGCGGCCACCGCGGACGAGCAACGCTTCCTGTTCGCTCTGATCACGGGTGAGGTACGGCAGGGCGCCCTGGACGCCGTGGCCGTGGAAGGGCTGGCGGCAGCCACCGGCGCACCACCCGCCGACGTACGGCGGGCGGTGATGCTCGCGGGCGCGATCCAGCCCGTCGCACAGGCGCTGCTGGCCGAGGGGCCGGCGGCCCTGGCCCGTTTCCGGCTCACCGTCGGCCGCCCCGTCCTGCCGATGCTCGCCCACAGCGCCTCCTCGGTGGCGGAGGCCGTCGACAAACTCGGCGCCTGCGCCGTCGAGGAGAAGCTGGACGGCATCCGGGTCCAGGTCCACCGCGACGGCGACGATGTACGGATCTACACCCGCACTCTCGACGACATCACCGACCGCCTGCCCGAACTGACCACCGCAGCAATGGCGTTGAGAGGCGAGCGGTTCATCCTGGACGGGGAGGTGATCGCCCTCGACACCGCCGGGCGCCCGCGTTCCTTCCAGGAGACCGCCGGTCGTGTCGGCTCCCGCGTGGACGTGGCGACGGCGGCCCGGGAGACACCCGTCTCCCCCGTCTTCTTCGACGCGCTGTCGGTCGACGGCCACGACCTCCTCGACCTCCCGTTCACCGAACGGCACTCGGAGCTGGCCCGTCTGGTCCCCGAGCCGATGCGGGTACGGCGCCTGCTGTCCGGCGGCGCCGCCGACCTCCCCGCCGCCGAGAGGTTCCTGGCCGACACCCTCGCGCGCGGCCACGAGGGCGTCGTGGTCAAGGCCCTCGACGCCCCCTACAGCGCGGGGCGCCGCGGTGCGGCCTGGCTGAAGGTCAAGCCCGTCCACACGCTCGACCTGGTGGTGCTGGCGGCCGAGTGGGGCCATGGCCGCCGTACCGGCAAGCTCTCGAACCTCCACCTCGCGGCCCGCGACTCGGACGGTTCCTTCGCCATGCTCGGCAAGACCTTCAAGGGCATGACCGACGCGATGCTGACCTGGCAGACGGAGCGGCTCCAGGCGCTGGCCGTGTCGGACGACGGCCGGGTGGTGACCGTACGCCCGGAACTGGTCGTCGAGATCGCCTACGACGGCCTCCAGCGCTCCACCCGCTATCCGGCCGGCGTCACCCTCCGCTTCGCCCGCGTCGTCCGCTACCGGGAGGACAAGACACCGGAAGAGGCGGACACCGTACGGAGCCTGCTGGCCGCGCACCCGGAGGCGACCCGGTGA
- a CDS encoding NAD(P)/FAD-dependent oxidoreductase, translated as MTAEHRTDRYEVVVIGGGAAGLSAALVLGRARCRTLLVDAGEPRNAPAAHMQGYLSRDGMPPAEFLAVGREEIARYGVELVRDRAVDVTKGEDFTVTLANGDRTVHAGRLVIATGLRDELPAVPGVAERFGRDVLHCPFCHGWEVRDRAFGVLASAPASVHQALLVARWSKDVTLFLHTVAETELTDEDLRRLATAGVAVVPGEVAALTTDDDRLTGVRLTDGTVHARDILFVAPRAVPRNALFATLGAELTETPFGTYPKVDATGLTTVPGVWAAGNAIGFAEQVVHAASGGYRAATAIVADLVFSALDPVGPSGV; from the coding sequence ATGACCGCAGAACACAGGACCGACAGGTACGAGGTCGTCGTCATCGGAGGCGGCGCGGCCGGACTGTCCGCCGCGCTGGTCCTCGGCCGGGCCCGCTGCCGCACACTGCTCGTCGACGCGGGCGAGCCGCGCAACGCACCGGCCGCACACATGCAGGGCTATCTGTCCCGCGACGGCATGCCCCCGGCCGAGTTCCTGGCCGTGGGCCGCGAGGAGATCGCGCGGTACGGGGTGGAACTGGTCCGGGACAGGGCGGTGGACGTCACCAAGGGCGAGGACTTCACGGTGACGCTGGCGAACGGTGACCGGACGGTGCACGCCGGGCGGCTCGTCATCGCCACGGGATTGCGGGACGAGCTGCCGGCCGTACCGGGCGTGGCCGAGCGCTTCGGGCGGGACGTGCTCCACTGCCCGTTCTGCCACGGCTGGGAGGTACGGGACCGGGCGTTCGGGGTGCTCGCCTCGGCCCCGGCGAGCGTGCACCAGGCGCTGCTGGTGGCCCGGTGGTCGAAGGACGTGACGCTGTTCCTGCACACCGTCGCGGAGACGGAACTCACCGACGAGGACCTGCGCAGGCTGGCCACGGCGGGCGTCGCGGTGGTCCCCGGCGAGGTCGCGGCCCTGACGACCGACGACGACCGCCTCACCGGTGTGCGCCTCACGGACGGCACGGTCCATGCCCGCGACATCCTGTTCGTCGCCCCGCGCGCGGTTCCGCGCAACGCCCTCTTCGCGACCCTGGGCGCCGAGCTGACGGAAACCCCGTTCGGGACGTACCCGAAGGTCGATGCGACGGGTCTGACGACCGTGCCCGGCGTCTGGGCCGCGGGCAACGCGATCGGCTTCGCCGAACAGGTCGTCCACGCGGCGAGCGGCGGCTACCGCGCGGCCACGGCGATCGTGGCGGACCTGGTGTTCTCGGCCCTGGACCCCGTCGGCCCGTCCGGCGTCTGA